GGGAACTTCGCCCCAGCGTCGAGCAAGACCAGGTCGTTTTCGTATTCGACCACCGTGCAGTTCTTGCCGACTTCGCCCACTCCGCCCAGCGGAATGACGCGCAGTCTTCCGCGTGGCCCGCTGACGCCGCGTGGCTCGGCCGGTTTGTCGCTCTTCGCCGAACCCTGGCGCTTGTTCGCGCCAATCGTGCTTTTGCCTGTCTGTGTTGGCGCCGCTGCCGCTGGTTCACTGGCCGCCGGGCGTCTGCGCCGTCGTCGTGGTGTCTGTGTCGAGGATGTCTTCGTATCGTCCAATAGCTGCTCCGTAGAGTCGTTTTGTCAAGTACGGTGGCATGGATGGCTGCAACGATCCATGCAAAGTCATATCAATCTTACCGGCAAGGGACCGATAACCGTCGCTCCAGCCAAGAATGCTTGACAAAACATCGTAGAATTCGCGCTGCGGTTGGCGCAGGCACGCGCCCGATTCCACTCAAAATCTCAGTAAGGATGCGCACGTTGGAGATCACTATTTTCGGTACCGGATATGTTGGTCTGGTGACAGGCACATGCTTCGCGGAAGCGGGCAATCATGTGATGGGTATCGATATCGACCCGAGCCGGATTGCGAGATTGCGGCAAGGCGAATCGGTCATCTTCGAGCCCGGCCTCACCGAAATGCTCCAGCGCAATCTGAAGGCTGGCCGCATCGAGTTCACCACCGACGCGAAAGCGGGAATCGATCACGCCTCGGTCGTCTTCATTTGCGTTGGCACACCCCCGCTGCCAGACGGCTCGTCCAATCTCTCCGCGGTCGAGGCTGTGGCGCGCACGGTTGGTCGATATATGTCCAGGGAGACCGTTGTCGTCGACAAGTCGACGGTTCCGGTCGGAACCGGCGATCGGGTGAATGACATCATCCGCGACGAGCTCCGTATGCGTGAAGTGGACATCCCCTACGCGGTGATCTCGAACCCTGAGTTCCTGAAGGAAGGCGCTGCCATCGACGACTTCATGCGGCCCGACCGCATCATCGTCGGCAGCAACGATCCCTGGGCCACAGAGCTCATGCGCGAGCTCTACGCCCCCTTCAATCGCAACCACAACCGCCTGATGGTGATGGATCTGCGATCGGCCGAGTTCACCAAGTACGCCGCCAATGCTCTGCTCGCTACCAAGATCTCGTTCATGAATGAGATGGCGAACATCGCCGAGCGCATCGGTGTCAACATCGAGAACGTGCGCGTCGGTATTGGTTCCGATCCACGCATC
Above is a window of Thermomicrobiales bacterium DNA encoding:
- a CDS encoding UDP-glucose/GDP-mannose dehydrogenase family protein: MEITIFGTGYVGLVTGTCFAEAGNHVMGIDIDPSRIARLRQGESVIFEPGLTEMLQRNLKAGRIEFTTDAKAGIDHASVVFICVGTPPLPDGSSNLSAVEAVARTVGRYMSRETVVVDKSTVPVGTGDRVNDIIRDELRMREVDIPYAVISNPEFLKEGAAIDDFMRPDRIIVGSNDPWATELMRELYAPFNRNHNRLMVMDLRSAEFTKYAANALLATKISFMNEMANIAERIGVNIENVRVGIGSDPRIGYSFIYPGCGYGGSCFPKDVSSLEKVAESVGYDAQLVRAVNRVNDRQKDMLFEKIYAHFGGDLRGKTIALWGLAFKPNTDDMREAPSINLMTALWDAGAKVRAYDPVAMKEAAHLFESAVNEGDLILADDAESALSGADALAVCTEWRAFKMPDFDLLRSELRTPVIFDGRNMLDPIRVEREGLIYYGIGIGVNQHTRQLANA